In one Pseudomonas sp. MM211 genomic region, the following are encoded:
- a CDS encoding VOC family protein, producing the protein MSFDRRISLITLGVADVQASAAFYERLGWTRSSASQEKIVFIKLKGLALGLFSRDELAKDANLSEAGPVGFSGITLAHNLESPEAVDAAMALAVASGGRQVKAPEKVFWGGYSGYFADPDGHLWELAHNPFAPLDESGHMILPD; encoded by the coding sequence ATGAGCTTTGACCGACGGATTTCCCTGATCACCCTTGGCGTGGCAGACGTACAGGCCAGCGCCGCCTTTTATGAACGGCTGGGTTGGACGCGCTCGTCCGCTTCCCAGGAAAAGATCGTGTTCATCAAGCTCAAAGGGCTCGCGCTTGGGCTGTTCTCGCGGGACGAACTGGCCAAGGATGCCAACCTGTCCGAGGCCGGGCCTGTGGGCTTCTCCGGCATCACCCTGGCGCACAATCTGGAAAGCCCCGAAGCCGTAGATGCGGCCATGGCGCTTGCTGTCGCCTCGGGCGGACGGCAGGTCAAAGCGCCTGAAAAGGTGTTTTGGGGCGGTTACTCCGGCTACTTCGCCGACCCGGACGGCCATCTCTGGGAGTTGGCGCACAACCCCTTCGCGCCGCTGGATGAGTCAGGTCATATGATCCTGCCGGACTGA